From Sporocytophaga myxococcoides, one genomic window encodes:
- a CDS encoding RHS repeat domain-containing protein, which yields MNNLYASAPTQSSLVTFTHNTTLATVTASLGSQSLSSGASAYGLPLQPYKVYKSCASINNNFVLAREIGKRSYELTDHLGNVRAVLSDMRIWKDLTSEGGNGDNLCTNNEMHTDVKAFTDYYAFGMPMPGRNYTRSGGKYRYGFNGKEKDDEIKGSGNSYDFGARIYDPRIAKFLSTDKFTGKFPALSPYIFAGNNPIWAIDKNGDSAVVFGTNGKFLKIIDNGKPGYVGVYMNPKSGGGKDFVIFNFNDPEEDVKAIRQGIILNVKLVDKTYIDLKVTKSLPKDLNTMSYLDKFFYFKDQGALLLDIGLELCRSEDGYKNIYIVNNKGYNVADFGNFLIGRAAGKANIGLFMMKAGGYVNHLLYSRDQVNSCYDNLNTNEGYYDPGILDSDGDQQAIEDGYNYPNPSSEKPDRSILLERQGW from the coding sequence ATGAATAACCTTTATGCCAGCGCTCCGACTCAGTCATCTCTGGTAACATTTACCCATAATACCACGCTTGCCACAGTAACTGCGAGTCTGGGTAGTCAGTCGCTGTCTTCCGGTGCAAGTGCTTATGGATTGCCATTGCAGCCTTATAAAGTTTATAAGTCGTGCGCCTCGATCAATAACAACTTTGTTCTGGCAAGGGAAATTGGAAAGAGAAGTTACGAGCTGACAGATCACCTAGGAAACGTAAGGGCCGTATTGTCAGACATGCGTATCTGGAAAGACCTTACTTCAGAGGGTGGTAATGGCGACAATCTCTGCACCAATAATGAAATGCATACGGATGTAAAAGCGTTTACAGATTACTACGCATTTGGTATGCCGATGCCTGGAAGGAACTATACAAGGAGTGGCGGTAAGTATAGGTATGGGTTTAATGGGAAAGAGAAGGATGATGAAATTAAAGGTAGTGGAAATAGTTATGACTTTGGGGCAAGGATTTATGATCCGAGGATAGCTAAATTTTTAAGTACAGATAAGTTTACTGGTAAATTCCCAGCTTTAAGCCCCTATATTTTTGCAGGGAACAATCCTATTTGGGCGATTGATAAAAACGGTGATTCTGCTGTTGTTTTTGGAACAAATGGTAAGTTTTTAAAAATTATTGATAATGGAAAGCCTGGATATGTAGGAGTTTATATGAACCCAAAGTCTGGAGGAGGAAAGGATTTTGTAATATTTAACTTTAATGACCCTGAAGAGGATGTAAAAGCTATTCGTCAAGGAATAATTCTTAATGTTAAATTGGTTGATAAAACTTATATTGATTTGAAAGTAACGAAAAGTCTTCCTAAGGATTTAAATACAATGTCTTATTTAGATAAGTTTTTTTATTTTAAAGATCAGGGTGCTCTTTTACTTGATATTGGTCTTGAATTATGCAGAAGTGAAGATGGCTACAAAAATATATATATAGTAAATAATAAAGGTTATAATGTTGCTGACTTTGGAAATTTCTTGATTGGAAGGGCTGCAGGTAAGGCTAATATTGGCTTATTTATGATGAAAGCAGGGGGATATGTGAATCACCTTTTATACTCAAGGGATCAAGTGAATTCATGCTATGATAACCTCAATACAAACGAAGGCTATTATGATCCTGGTATTTTGGATTCAGATGGAGATCAACAAGCAATAGAGGATGGTTATAATTATCCCAACCCCTCTTCTGAAAAACCGGATCGATCTATCCTTCTTGAAAGACAGGGCTGGTAA